One window from the genome of Hyperolius riggenbachi isolate aHypRig1 chromosome 6, aHypRig1.pri, whole genome shotgun sequence encodes:
- the LOC137522117 gene encoding putative olfactory receptor 5AK3: protein MNKKNHTVVTEFYLLGFGSLHGFRMILFFFCLLVYILALVGNMTLISLVSTSHLLQAPMYFFLCHLSFSDMLLTSDIVPNLLLVILQEGHIIPFVDCFIQFQLFGASTGTECLILTIMSYDRYLAICNPLFYVTTMGAKLKYHLVTWSWVLSFAITLTIAVLMSNLHFCGPNTIDHFFCDFTPILHLSCSDTHLLQILDLLLTAPMTLLPFVLIIISYIYISAVIGKIPTKTGRKKAFSTCSSHLTVVCIFYLSLITIYLIPSSGNSVVVLNILSLIYTVIIPSLNPLIYSLRNKEVKAVFAKMLRLSYKL from the coding sequence ATGAATAAGAAGAATCATACTGTTGTTACAGAATTCTATCTTCTTGGTTTTGGAAGTCTCCATGGCTTTAGAAtgatcctcttcttcttctgtttGTTGGTCTACATATTGGCCTTGGTTGGTAACATGACACTTATTTCCCTTGTGTCCACCAGCCACCTCCTGCAGGCACCGATGTATTTCTTTCTGTGCCATTTATCTTTTTCAGACATGTTGCTCACCTCAGATATAGTGCCTAATCTACTTCTAGTCATCCTGCAGGAAGGGCATATTATACCATTCGTGGACTGCTTTATCCAATTCCAACTCTTTGGAGCCTCTACTGGCACAGAGTGTCTTATTCTTACCATCATGTCTTACGACCGATACCTAGCTATCTGTAATCCACTGTTTTATGTGACAACAATGGGCGCAAAGTTGAAGTATCACCTGGTCACTTGGTCATGGGTTTTAAGTTTTGCTATTACCCTAACCATTGCAGTGCTCATGTCTAATCTGCACTTTTGTGGCCCAAATACCATTGACCATTTCTTCTGTGACTTTACACCCATCCTTCATCTTTCGTGTTCTGATACTCATCTTTTACAGATCCTGGACCTTCTCCTGACAGCACCAATGACCCTCTTACCATTTGTCTTAATTATCATCAGCTACATCTATATTTCTGCTGTGATTGGAAAGATTCCAACTAAAACTGGAAGAAAGAAAGCCTTCTCAACTTGCAGTTCCCACCTCACAGTGGTCTGTATATTCTATCTGTCTCTCATCACCATATATCTAATCCCATCCTCCGGAAACTCTGTTGTTGTACTCAACATTCTCTCTCTAATATACACAGTCATCATCCCATCATTAAATCCTTTAATATACTCGTTACGGAACAAGGAAGTAAAAGCTGTCTTTGCAAAGATGCTCCGCTTGAGTTACAAGTTGTGA